Sequence from the Cytophagia bacterium CHB2 genome:
GAATCATCACAAATAAGGGAGCAAGACATGCAACTCGGCGCGTTTTCCATCAGCTTGGCCGTTAAGAATCTCGAAGCTTCACGGGCGTTCTACGAAAAATTTGGCTTCAAGCGCTTTGCCGGAGACCCCGCACAGAACTGGTTGATCATGAAAAACGGCGATCATGTCATCGGCCTGTTTCAAGGCATGTTCGAGAAGAATATTCTGACCTTCAATCCCGGCTGGGACCAAAACGCTCAGAAGTTGGCCTCGTTCACCGATGTGCGCGAACTGCAGCGGAGGTTGAAGGC
This genomic interval carries:
- a CDS encoding VOC family protein; the encoded protein is MQLGAFSISLAVKNLEASRAFYEKFGFKRFAGDPAQNWLIMKNGDHVIGLFQGMFEKNILTFNPGWDQNAQKLASFTDVRELQRRLKAQGVELQQEADESTVGPASFVAVDPDGNTILVDQHV